A single window of Longimicrobium sp. DNA harbors:
- a CDS encoding DUF4276 family protein yields the protein MNEIRIYVEGGGGKDSKAWLRAAFTQFLNKVREDGNRSRATLRVVMCGSRQETYEAFRLGTRDHAGAAVLLLVDAEGPVGGTEREHLAAQDRWDLTFAHDDSIHLMTQLMESWFIADPAALARFYGQGFAAASIPKRKNVEEIPKTDVEKALKDATRNTKPGPYHKTRHAPKILENLDPATVRARAQRCERLLQYLAATAD from the coding sequence GTGAACGAGATTCGGATCTACGTGGAAGGGGGCGGCGGAAAAGACAGCAAGGCCTGGCTTCGCGCCGCGTTCACCCAGTTCCTGAACAAGGTGCGTGAGGATGGGAACCGATCAAGGGCCACCTTGCGCGTGGTGATGTGTGGCTCGCGACAGGAAACCTACGAGGCGTTCCGACTAGGAACTCGCGATCACGCAGGAGCCGCCGTTCTCCTGCTCGTCGATGCGGAGGGCCCAGTCGGTGGCACGGAGCGCGAGCACTTGGCTGCGCAGGATCGCTGGGATCTCACATTCGCCCACGACGATTCCATCCACCTGATGACGCAGTTGATGGAATCGTGGTTCATCGCTGATCCAGCCGCCCTGGCGCGGTTCTACGGGCAGGGCTTCGCCGCTGCGTCCATCCCCAAGCGCAAGAACGTCGAGGAGATCCCGAAGACAGACGTGGAAAAGGCGCTCAAGGACGCCACACGCAACACGAAGCCGGGCCCCTATCACAAGACGCGGCACGCCCCGAAGATCCTCGAAAACCTGGATCCCGCCACCGTCCGGGCACGCGCACAGCGGTGCGAACGCCTGCTCCAGTACCTCGCAGCGACGGCCGATTGA
- a CDS encoding AAA family ATPase has product MADPSLLLKIKVEDLLSYGFPGAWISLERLNVLIGPNASGKSNLLEALAVLRAATTDLPGALRDGGGMSEYLHKGASNSTGATLQVIVANSTSAAHPVLHYFLGVWNANGRAAVSGEHIEVNPPAEDGIGEPLYRFDGMDSVIRAALGPIPTLVPTGDQFRRDQSILAQRRDPTVYPEVTYLAEQFSRIQLFPGADVGRGSAVRRPQPTDLPNEFLLPDASNLGLILHDLSQTSARRDEVSAYLRKFYENARHVTTKITGGTLQLYIEEEGGKLIPATRLSDGTLRYLCLLAILLHPNPPPVIGIEEPELGLHPDILPTIAELLRKASDRTQLFVTTHSDTLVSALSGTPECILVCESTPDGTTMKRLEAEPLREWLEKYSLGEIWRMGEIGGNRW; this is encoded by the coding sequence ATGGCCGACCCGTCCCTTCTGCTCAAAATCAAAGTCGAGGATCTGCTTTCCTACGGCTTTCCGGGAGCGTGGATCAGCTTGGAGAGGCTGAACGTGTTGATCGGGCCCAACGCGTCCGGAAAGTCCAATCTGTTGGAAGCACTCGCCGTGCTCCGTGCCGCGACTACCGACCTTCCGGGAGCGCTTCGTGACGGCGGCGGTATGTCGGAATATTTACACAAAGGCGCAAGCAATTCGACTGGGGCCACACTCCAAGTAATCGTAGCGAATTCCACGTCCGCGGCTCATCCGGTTCTGCACTACTTTCTTGGCGTTTGGAATGCGAACGGTCGGGCAGCGGTGTCGGGCGAGCACATCGAGGTCAACCCGCCCGCTGAGGATGGAATCGGGGAGCCACTCTATCGCTTCGACGGGATGGATTCGGTAATTCGAGCCGCATTGGGACCTATTCCGACCCTCGTGCCAACCGGAGATCAGTTTCGGCGCGATCAATCCATTCTTGCGCAGAGACGTGACCCAACCGTGTATCCGGAGGTGACGTACCTCGCTGAGCAGTTCAGCCGTATCCAGCTCTTTCCGGGGGCAGACGTTGGCCGAGGCTCCGCAGTTCGCCGCCCGCAGCCAACGGACTTACCCAACGAGTTTCTCTTGCCCGATGCAAGCAATCTCGGGCTGATCTTGCACGACCTCAGCCAAACTTCCGCCAGACGCGACGAAGTGAGCGCGTACCTGCGTAAGTTCTACGAGAACGCGCGGCACGTCACGACCAAGATCACGGGCGGAACGCTCCAACTCTACATCGAGGAGGAAGGCGGGAAGCTGATCCCAGCCACTCGGCTGTCGGATGGTACCCTGCGGTACCTTTGCCTGCTCGCAATCCTCCTGCATCCGAACCCGCCACCGGTGATCGGGATTGAGGAGCCGGAGTTGGGACTCCATCCGGACATCCTGCCGACGATCGCGGAACTGCTGCGGAAGGCATCGGACCGGACGCAGCTGTTCGTGACAACACATTCTGATACGCTCGTCTCGGCCCTCTCTGGCACGCCGGAGTGCATCCTGGTCTGCGAGAGCACGCCCGATGGGACGACGATGAAGCGGTTGGAGGCGGAGCCCCTGCGCGAGTGGCTGGAGAAGTACTCTCTCGGCGAGATCTGGCGGATGGGAGAGATCGGGGGGAACCGCTGGTGA